In a single window of the Coffea eugenioides isolate CCC68of chromosome 3, Ceug_1.0, whole genome shotgun sequence genome:
- the LOC113765667 gene encoding chaperone protein dnaJ 11, chloroplastic-like produces the protein MSFAVNRITICAAVSEASPPAVETRTKPGNLYQVLRVKQNASQVEIKTAYRTLAKIYHPDVAAVAAKHPEESLDGCDFIEIHKAYSTLSDPDSRTVYDLTLTIGSQPQPLGVNYSAPGGFRRHAGFYTTRRWETDQCW, from the coding sequence ATGTCCTTTGCTGTAAATAGGATTACGATTTGCGCAGCTGTATCCGAGGCATCACCGCCGGCGGTGGAGACTAGGACAAAGCCCGGAAATCTCTATCAGGTGCTAAGAGTGAAGCAGAACGCGTCTCAAGTAGAGATCAAGACGGCGTACAGGACACTAGCCAAGATTTATCACCCGGACGTCGCCGCCGTCGCTGCTAAGCACCCGGAGGAGTCCTTGGACGGATGCGATTTCATTGAAATTCACAAGGCTTATTCGACGCTGTCTGATCCGGATTCGAGGACAGTTTATGACTTGACCTTGACTATTGGGAGCCAACCACAACCGCTGGGGGTTAATTACTCGGCGCCGGGTGGGTTTCGGAGGCATGCCGGGTTTTATACGACCCGGAGGTGGGAAACGGATCAATGCTGGTAA